One window of the Labeo rohita strain BAU-BD-2019 chromosome 9, IGBB_LRoh.1.0, whole genome shotgun sequence genome contains the following:
- the pikfyve gene encoding 1-phosphatidylinositol 3-phosphate 5-kinase isoform X1 produces the protein MAAEDKASSSSSAMDWSSEPPLSPTSPSHLTHFKPLTPEQDEPPLRSAYSSFVSLFRFSKEKTGANIAPAKKLAKLEEGRPPSATEKSQSASSSPQGPRRNWTSPSHSIHGSETHRKHSDLLRRTSTASEGRRKSEAPLGSHDPRTAVQLRTALKRLKEIMEGKSQDSDLKQYWMPDSQCKECYDCNEKFTTFRRRHHCRLCGQIFCSRCCNQEIPGKFMGYTGDLRACTYCRKIALSYAHSADSSSIGEDLSALSDSPCSVCVLEPTEPRTPVGGRKASRNIFLEEDLAWQRKNSIGMRKNHQESQNSGLSSRLTAVQEDMGKSPARKRSASVTNLSLDRSGSSMVPAYESSVSPQNSRALSRTDHSEEERKILLDSSQLKDLWKKICHNSTGMEFQDHRYWLRTYPNCIVGKELVNWLLRNGTISTRAQAIAIGQALVDGRWLDCVTHHDQIFRDEYALYRPLQSTEFSETPSPDSDSVNSLEGHSEPSWFKDIKFDDSDTEQLVDDYVTPNSASPSKRTSVSSFHSAVDSDSAASINLNVEQDNVNFHIKKQAKYPHVPPYPAEQKSMEPHDPFTPETDIHAPMEVLLSEDGGQHISISDAFIKESLFNRRVEEKAKEMLFTPLGWHHSSLDQLREENGEKKAMERLLSANHSHMMALLQQLLYSESLSLSWRDIIVPVVRQVVQTVRPDVRSCDDDMDIRQFVHIKKIPGGKKFDSAVVNGFVCTKNIAHKKMNPYIKNPKILLLKCSIEYLYREETKFTCIDPIVLQEREFLKNYVQRIADVRPNLVLVEKTVSRIAQDMLLEHGISLVINVKPQVLDRVSRMTQGDLVISMDQLLTKPRLGTCHKFYLHSFQLPNNEMKSLMFFEGCPPQLGCTIKLRGASEYELARVKEIIIFMVCVAYHSQLEISFLMDEFAMPPSLSESSSFPCLLESTTLEEEDETGGERESQDNDGSTLGDDNLTLLPEEDFEPGLQEVIKMHSREPSISESSHKDGESPRINKNRSVASSSGGEEEIRKTSTPLSSFSSSFLQPTSPPFLISDLKETSQEVIKGSGEEEKNKELEETLVHRDSTSSDTSLPPARLFRDPLQDDTGLFVTEHVTSSDDRLKSISALFKQELKDIILCISPFITFREPYLLTAAGLRCPSRDYFPEQVYLSPLLNKDSKELDGRRKRQLLKESGPSSGSLTNGTVSQQRTIQILPCHKLTDARIVEQLGSSQDLARMLADYRAKGGRIRQREGMQFREAPPTKAPIKSDSEEDKGAGLNEMTWATKLDCLNPINHQRLCVLFSSSSAQSNNAPNPCVSPWIVTMEFYGKNDLTLGVFLERYCFRPSYQCPSMYCETPMVHHIRRFVHGNGCVQIVLKELDSPVPGYQHTILNYSWCRVCKQVTPVVPLSNDSWSMSFAKYLELRFYGHQYTRRANAEPCGHSIHKDYHQYFSYNQMVASFSYIPVRLFEICLPPPKIIIRSQGPSKANLQQDLKDFSQKVAQVYLAIDDRLTSLKTDTFSKTREEKMEDMFAQKDMEESELRSWIEKLQVRLQTSAMDSPPQLQAVLESVVVKKQGLCETLQSWNNRLQDLFQLEKGRKRLSVPPSPGRHRQATSDESKTSALESSPRNPSPVVPNGEKEDRHLNTFPSSSGSSSLLQLPSPAEQTSDVITSGPSFPDQDSVSNPDDMFDGHLLGSNDSQVKEKSTMKTILANLLPGNSYNPIPFPFDPDKHYLMYEHERVPIAVCEREPSSIIAFALSCKEYKTALEELTKTTAKTGGDDTSQAISSGESRVKNSPAKPSDSSTSQLSRSSVDADPLKEPEIGDKQKKQTGNPHIELQFSDANAKFYCRIYYAEEFHKMREEIMESSEDDFVRSLSHCVNWQARGGKSGAVFYATEDDRFILKQMPRLEVQSFLDFAPHYFTYITGAVQQKRPTALAKILGVYRIGYKNSQNNTEKKLDLLVMENLFYGRKMAQVFDLKGSLRNRNVKTELGKESCEVVLLDENLLKLVHDNPLYIRSHCKAILRAAILSDAHFLSSHLIIDYSLLVGRDDATDELVVGIIDYIRTFTWDKKLEMVVKSTGILGGQGKMPTVVSPELYRARFCEAMDKYFLMVPDHWTGLGLNC, from the exons ATGGCTGCCGAAGACAAGGCTTCCTCCTCGTCCTCTGCGATGGACTGGAGCTCCGAGCCGCCACTCTCGCCCACCAGTCCCTCCCATCTAACGCACTTCAAACCTCTGACCCCCGAGCAGGACGAGCCGCCCCTCCGCTCTGCCTACAGCTCCTTCGTCAGCCTGTTCCGTTTCAGCAAAG AAAAAACAGGTGCAAACATTGCACCAGCAAAAAAGCTTGCTAAACTTG AGGAAGGACGGCCTCCTTCAGCAACGGAGAAAAGTCAGTCGGCTTCATCATCACCGCAGGGGCCACGGCGCAACTGGACAAGCCCCTCCCATTCCATACATGGCTCCGAGACCCACAGGAAACATTCAGATCTTCTCAGAAGAACATCCACTGCTTCAG AGGGTCGACGGAAATCAGAAGCCCCTCTGGGCAGCCACGATCCCCGAACAGCTGTCCAGCTACGCACAGCCCTCAAGAGGCTCAAGGAGATCATGGAAGGGAAAAGTCAG GACAGTGATCTGAAACAGTACTGGATGCCGGACAGCCAGTGTAAAGAGTGCTATGACTGCAACGAGAAATTCACAACTTTCCGACGGCGTCACCATTGTCGACTCTGCGGTCAAATCTTCTGCAGCCGATGCTGTAACCAGGAAATTCCTGGCAAGTTCATGGGCTATACGG GTGATTTACGGGCGTGTACGTACTGTCGTAAGATAGCATTGAGCTACGCTCACTCAGCTGACTCGAGCTCCATCGGAGAAGATCTCAGCGCCCTGTCAGACTCTCCCTGCTCGGTGTGTGTTCTGGAGCCCACCGAACCACGCACACCTGTGGGGGGCCGCAAAGCCAGCCGCAACATCTTCCTGGAAGAGGACCTGGCCTGGCAAAG AAAAAATTCCATTGGGATGAGGAAGAA TCATCAGGAATCTCAGAATAGTGGTCTCAGTTCCAGACTTACAGCAGTCCAGGAGGATATGGGCAAGTCGCCAGCCAGAAAGAG GTCAGCTAGTGTGACCAACCTGTCTTTGGACCGTTCTGGCTCATCCATGGTTCCTGCCTATGAAAGTTCGGTCAGCCCACAGAACAGCCGGGCCCTATCCAGGACTGACCACAGTGAAGAGGAGAGAAAGATCCTTCTG GATTCTTCTCAACTTAAAGATCTGTGGAAGAAGATTTGCCACAACAGTACAGGGATGGAGTTCCAGGATCATCGGTACTGGCTACGTACTTACCCCAACTGCATTGTGGGTAAAGAGTTGGTCAACTGGCTCTTACGAAATGGCACTATTTCAACTAG GGCTCAGGCTATAGCTATTGGACAGGCTTTGGTAGACGGACGCTGGCTTGACTGCGTCACCCATCATGATCAGATCTTCCGTGATGAGTATGCCCTCTATCGCCCCCTCCAG AGCACAGAGTTCTCAGAAACCCCTTCTCCAGACAGCGACAGTGTGAATTCCTTGGAGGGACATTCTGAACCTTCATGGTTTAAAGACATCAAGTTTGACGACAGTGACACAGAGCAGCTAGTGGATGACTACGTCACACCGA ACTCGGCCAGCCCCAGCAAAAGAACATCTGTCAGCAGTTTCCACTCTGCAGTGGACAGTGACTCAGCCGCCTCCATCAACCTAAATGTGGAGCAGGACAATGTCAATTTCCATATCAAGAAGCAGGCCAAGTACCCACATGTGCCTCCTTACCCAGCTGAGCAAAAAAGTATGGAGCCTCATGACCCGTTCACCCCAGAAACCGACATCCATGCACCAA TGGAAGTCCTGCTCTCTGAAGATGGAGGTCAGCATATATCCATCAGTGATGCCTTCATTAAAG AGTCTTTGTTTAACCGGAGAGTTGAGGAGAAAGCTAAAGAGATGCTCTTCACACCTCTTGGCTGGCATCACAGCTCTCTGGACCAGCTGCGGGAAGAGAACGGAGAAAAGAAAGCAATGGAGCGTTTACT GTCTGCTAATCACAGCCACATGATGGCGCTGTTGCAGCAGCTGCTATACAGTGAATCGCTGTCTCTCTCCTGGCGTGACATCATTGTGCCTGTGGTGAGACAGGTTGTGCAGACCGTGCGACCGGATGTGCGCAGCTGTGATGATGACATGGATATCCGTCAGTTTGTCCACATCAAGAAG ATTCCAGGAGGAAAGAAGTTTGACTCTGCTGTAGTGAATGGCTTTGTTTGCACAAAGAATATTGCACACAAAAAG ATGAACCCTTATATCAAAAACCCCAAGATCCTCCTCCTCAAATGCTCCATTGAGTATCTATACAGGGAAGAGACCAAGTTCACTTGCATTGACCCAATTGTGCTACAG GAGCGTGAATTTCTGAAGAACTACGTTCAGAGGATTGCTGATGTCCGACCTAACTTGGTGCTGGTGGAGAAGACTGTGTCCCGTATCGCTCAGGACATGCTGCTGGAACATGGCATTAGCCTCGTGATTAATGTCAAACCT CAAGTCCTGGACCGAGTGAGTCGAATGACTCAGGGAGATTTAGTCATTTCAATGGATCAGCTTCTTACAAAACCTCGTTTGGGTACCTGCCACAAGTTTTACCTGCATTCCTTCCAGTTGCCAAATA ATGAAATGAAGTCccttatgttttttgagggctGTCCTCCTCAGCTGGGCTGCACCATCAAGCTCCGTGGTGCTTCAGAGTATGAACTAGCACGAGTGAAAGAGATCATCATTTTTATGGTGTGTGTGGCATACCACTCACAACTGGAGATCTCTTTCCTCATGGATGAGTTTGCTATGCCTCCTAGCCTTTCTGAGAGTTCCTCTTTCCCATGTCTCCTTGAAAGCACCACTTTGGAGGAAGAGGATGAGACTGGTGGAGAAAGAGAAAGCCAAGATAACGATGGCTCCACACTTGGGGATGACAATCTCACGCTTCTTCCAGAAGAAGACTTTGAGCCAGGGCTTCAGGAGGTTATCAAAATGCACAGTAGAGAGCCTTCCATCTCCGAATCTTCTCATAAAGATGGAGAAAGcccaagaataaataaaaatcgttCAGTTGCTTCCTCCTCTGGAGGAGAGGAAGAGATTAGAAAGACCTCCACACCTCTTTCATCCTTCTCTTCCAGTTTTCTCCAGCCGACTTCACCACCTTTCCTTATTTCAGACCTGAAAGAGACCTCACAGGAGGTGATTAAAGGGTCGGGTGAGGAGGAGAAGAACAAAGAGCTGGAGGAGACTTTGGTCCATCGGGACAGCACAAGCTCCGATACCTCCCTTCCACCAGCCCGGCTCTTTCGGGATCCCTTACAGGATGACACAGGCCTGTTTGTAACCGAACATGTAACTTCTTCAGATGACCGCCTCAAATCTATCTCAGCTTTGTTTAAACAGGAGCTTAAAGACATTATCCTCTGCATTTCACCCTTTATTACCTTTCGGGAGCCATACCTGCTCACGGCTGCTGGACTGCGTTGTCCTAGCCGGGATTATTTCCCAGAACAGGTTTACCTCTCACCTCTTTTGAATAAGGACTCGAAAGAGCTGGACGGACGCCGCAAGAGGCAGCTGTTGAAAGAGTCTGGCCCGAGTTCTGGCAGCCTGACCAACGGTACTGTATCACAGCAACGGACCATCCAGATTTTGCCCTGTCATAAACTCACAGATGCCCGCATAGTAGAGCAGCTAGGCAGCAGTCAGGATCTGGCACGCATGCTGGCGGACTATCGTGCCAAGGGAGGACGCATTCGACAAAGGGAAGGAATGCAATTTCGTGAAGCCCCACCCACAAAGGCACCAATAAAGTCAGACAGTGAAGAAGATAAAGGGGCAGGACTGAACGAAATGACCTGGGCTACTAAG TTGGACTGTTTAAATCCAATCAACCATCAGAGGCTGTGTGTGCTCTTCAGTAGCTCATCAGCACAATCTAATAATGCTCCAAACCCCTGCGTCAGTCCATG GATTGTAACAATGGAGTTTTATGGAAAGAATGACTTGACACTTGGCGTATTTCTGGAGAGATACTGTTTTAG ACCCTCTTACCAGTGCCCCAGCATGTACTGTGAGACCCCCATGGTTCACCACATCCGGCGCTTTGTGCACGGTAACGGCTGTGTCCAGATTGTTCTGAAAGAGCTAGACTCGCCTGTACCTGGATATCAGCACACAATCCTCAACTACTCTTGGTGCCGTGTCTGTAAACAG GTGACTCCTGTAGTCCCTTTATCTAATGACTCCTGGTCCATGTCGTTCGCCAAGTATCTAGAGCTTCGTTTCTATGGTCACCAGTACACCCGTCGGGCCAACGCAGAGCCTTGTGGCCACTCCATCCATAAAGACTACCACCAGTACTTCTCCTACAACCAGATGGTGGCTTCATTCAG CTACATCCCAGTGAGGCTATTTGAGatctgtctgcctcctccaaAAATCATCATCAGGAGCCAGGGTCCCTCTAAAGCCAACTTGCAGCAGGACCTCAAAGACTTCTCCCAGAA GGTGGCTCAAGTGTACCTGGCCATAGATGATCGTCTCACCTCCCTAAAAACTGACACCTTCAGCAAGACCAGGGAAGAAAAAATGGAGGACATGTTTGCGCAGAAAGAT aTGGAGGAATCAGAGCTTCGCAGCTGGATAGAGAAGCTACAAGTGCGTCTGCAGACCAGCGCGATGGACTCGCCACCACAGCTACAAGCGGTTCTGGAATCAGTGGTGGTCAAAAAGCAGGGTTTGTGTGAAACCCTGCAGTCCTGGAACAATAG ACTTCAGGACTTGTTCCAGCTAGAAAAAGGCAGGAAGCGTCTATCTGTTCCTCCCAGCCCTGGCAGACACAGACAAGCTACATCAGATGAGAGCAAG ACTAGTGCTTTGGAGTCCTCTCCTCGTAATCCATCCCCTGTGGTCCCAAATGGAGAGAAAG AGGACCGTCATCTTAACACATTTCCGTCAAGTTCGGGGTCCTCGTCCTTACTCCAGTTACCATCTCCAGCTGAACAAACTTCAGATGTCATCACGAGCGGACCATCTTTTCCTGATCAGGACTCTGTCAGCAACCCAGATG ACATGTTCGATGGACACTTGCTTGGTTCCAATGACAGTCAAGTGAAGGAAAAATCCACTATGAAAACCATCTTGGCCAACCTGTTACCAGGAAACAGCTACAATCCCATTCCTTTTCCTTT TGACCCAGATAAGCACTATTTGATGTATGAGCACGAGAGAGTTCCTATAGccgtgtgtgagagagagccCAGCTCCATCATTGCCTTTGCACTCAG CTGTAAAGAGTATAAAACTGCCCTTGAAGAGCTCACAAAGACAACAGCAAAGACTGGAGGTGACGACACATCCCAGGCCATTAG TTCTGGAGAGAGCAGAGTGAAGAACAGCCCAGCCAAACCTAGTGACAGCAGTACATCACAGCTGAGCCGCAGCAGCGTTGATGCTGACCCACTCA AGGAGCCTGAAATTGGAGACAAACAGAAGAAGCAGACAGGAAACCCACACATTGAGCTGC AGTTCTCCGACGCAAATGCCAAGTTTTACTGCCGGATCTACTACGCGGAGGAGTTCCATAAAATGCGGGAAGAGATTATGGAGAGCTCAGAGGATGATTTTGTGCGATCACTCTCCCATTGTGTCAACTGGCAGGCTCGTGGCGGGAAGTCCGGTGCAGTTTTCTATGCCACTGAAG ATGATCGGTTTATTCTGAAGCAGATGCCCAGATTAGAGGTCCAGTCTTTCTTGGACTTTGCACCCCACTACTTTACTTACATCACAGGAGCAGTTCAGCAAAAA CGGCCTACAGCACTTGCTAAGATTCTGGGAGTGTATCGTATCGGCTACAAGAACTCCCAGAACAACACAGAAAAGAAACTGGACCTGTTGGTGATGGAAAACCTTTTCTATGGGCGAAAGATGGCACAG GTGTTCGACCTGAAGGGATCCCTGAGAAACAGGAATGTGAAGACAGAACTAGGAAAGGAGAGCTGTGAGGTGGTGCTTCTGGATGAGAACCTCTTGAAACTGGTGCATGACAATCCCCTTTATATTCGCTCACACTGCAAGGCCATTCTACGTGCCGCCATTCTCAGCGATGCCCACTTCCTGTCCAGCCACCTCATCATTGATTATTCCCTGCTGGTGGGCCGTGACGATGCCACGGATGAGCTAGTTGTGGGCATCATAG ATTATATCCGGACTTTCACATGGGATAAAAAGCTGGAGATGGTGGTCAAATCTACTGGGATTCTTGGAGGTCAAG GTAAAATGCCCACGGTGGTGTCACCAGAGCTGTATCGAGCTCGTTTCTGTGAGGCCATGGACAAATATTTCCTCATGGTCCCTGATCACTGGACAGGTCTTGGACTCAACTGCTGA